In Amphiura filiformis chromosome 2, Afil_fr2py, whole genome shotgun sequence, one DNA window encodes the following:
- the LOC140137798 gene encoding uncharacterized protein: MSFAGKLTWAKHISRAGQKLGALRRIANKDQVRSVMEYASLYRMSASTTTLKPLDSIQSKALRIIGVDEQQTRMHLNIPSLHHRRQVAAASVLYKMHTSLCPLDLKALLPKHYVIRRAIRTSLSMPSHALTEPVSRTLSTGRTFVHVAVHVWNGLPDSVVGEITDYGAQSFMCRVHQHLSGL, from the coding sequence atgagtTTTGCTGGGAAACTCACCTGGGCTAAGCACATTTCCAGAGCTGGACAGAAGCTTGGAGCACTAAGGAGGATAGCAAACAAGGACCAGGTTCGTAGTGTTATGGAGTATGCCTCACTATACCGGATGAGTGCCTCAACCACCACCCTGAAGCCCCTTGACTCCATACAGAGCAAAGCATTGAGAATTATTGGTGTTGACGAGCAGCAGACAAGAATGCATCTTAACATCCCCTCTTTACATCACAGACGACAGGTGGCTGCTGCATCTGTGCTCTACaagatgcacaccagcttgtgcccgcTTGACTTGAAAGCATTGCTGCCCAAGCATTATGTCATCAGACGAGCCATTCGCACCAGTCTCTCAATGCCAAGTCATGCACTGACTGAGCCAGTCTCAAGAACCTTGTCAACCGGCAGAACTTTCGTCCATGTTGCAGTCCATGTTTGGAATGGACTCCCAGACAGTGTAGTTGGAGAGATCACTGATTATGGAGCTCAATCCTTCATGTGCCGTGTACATCAACATCTTTCGGGATTATGA